The sequence AAAATCATTGAAGagtaaaagaaaacataattttatgctttttaataaaaaagacttTTTACTAAGTTTCTTAAGTAGTGTCTATAGAATACTGGTTAACATTTGTGTTAGATATAAGTGTATTACCTTGTAATGGATTCTGATCAAATGACCCTTTGAAGAATAGGCCTTGATTGATCTCTCACTGCAAAAGGCAACTTTATCGGTGGATATGAATAGGAGGCCTGCTAGAGGACCAGATGTGGTTGATAGGTAGCACTGAGATGCTTTTAGTAACTTCTCTCCATCTTTTACACTGAATAGTTGCATGAAAACTTTTTCCACTCCTCCAACTTGAAGAATTCTAGCTCCTAGACTTAATTTTCCTTTCACTGTATCAGTTATTTTTTGCCCAAGTTTTACTGCATGTCACCAAAATCATTTATCAGTCAATTACAACTTTATTGTGTGACTAATTATGATTtataagtttaaattattttatctctaaATGTGATTAGAAGTGTGTTTATATACCATGTTCCTTGAGTCCAGTTGCAAAGATGTTAGTCTTTCTTCCAAGCTTGTTCATCCTGGTAAGAACTGAATTTACTCTACCTGAAAAAATCAAGACATTAATTCAGTGTTGTTAATATTACCATACCTTTATTGAACACCTGATGAATAATtgtcttttctctcattttctaattaaacaattgatcaaattaattaataactttcAAATAAAATCTTACCTTGCTTTGAGCTTGTGGTAGATGTGATATATTGGGTGGCAGGATCTGGCAGGTACCTCTTTGATGATTTCTCACCCAAATATGCTGCTGAGGTGAATGGAAATCCAATTAGAAGCTCTTGAAGAAAGGATGCCATCATATCTAAACTTTCAAgtaaatttcttcttctttatgtgATCTTCAATTAGATATATGCAAGATGCGCTCTTAATTTGGATGATGAAGCCTTATGATCAAAAGAGGTATATATAGCAATGAAGACATAGAAGATGAATCTTGACTTTTGTTTTAGCTGAGTCATCTGCTTGtcattatgaaaaataaaggaaaatggTTATTCTGTGGTTGAAGAAAAGTTTTCTGCTTGCTTTTATcagaaaaaattatgtttgtaaAAGGGTCCTcatcaaaattaacaaaaagaaagatcATCCCAAAATGTTGGATATAATGTGTATAATTAAGGTAACTTCTTAGTGTGCAAGGCTTCATGATgttgatatatattattgattatgaaaatgaaaataaatgctACAACAGTTAGAATATATAGGGGTTGCAGTTGGTTCAACTAATTAGTCGGTTCCTTTTAGGGCAATCATcctttattcaaaattataaggAAATCTTTCCAAAAGCTATttgcaattaaaaatatataaaggcaATCTTTTGGGAATCGAATAGCATACTCTCTCGCAATATGTTTTGAGGGAACATATCTTCGTTagtttgaaaatttatgacatATACCTGACAAAATACGATTTATCACCTCCTTTTCTTGTATAGACTTCTTATTTGTGGGTGTCAACGAACTTTTTGAGTTGGCAAGTTAGCTTTCTGATGAACTAATATGCGATCTTTTTTTATGGTTGAATATATGCGATCTCTTGCAATAATAAGATATGAAATCTAgagaagaataataataaaagaaaataaaaacactccACGAGTGTATACATGCACCTTTATCAGGTAGAAGAGAGATAAGAAAATGGGAGAAAATAATACTCTTGtcatttcaaaattatagatgttttagtattttttttattccaaaactGTTGgtgttttacaaattttaagtcccattatttttttttaaatatactcctatttaaaataattatatatatttatctttacaAGGAACACTACACTTACCGTATGTAAGAAAAACATTTCAACAAAACAATAAACTACGTACATTTTacatcatatataaaataagcgagttttaaacaaaatacattaatatttattaaatgtcaCTTAATTAATTGATGTGGATGAAGGTTAAACATATGTTAAttccttgaaaaaaagaaaaacgttAAACATATGTATTTTTGGAACGGATGGAGTATATGGTATGTAATatgatgaaaaagaaatagagaaatACAGAGatataaagtaaatataaaaattagagtgtatataaaaaagttaaaaataaaatggtcaTCTTGCAAATAACTTTTTATACGTCAGACACATTTGCTTGGCATCCAGATATAGTTTATGGAATGACATCTATTTAATGTTTGCATAAAGATAAGATCAGAGTTTTTTCCAAGTTGGTTTCATTTTTCACTTATATTGGTCCCAGTAGAAATTAACATCAGCAGCCATCCGTGAAAAAGTAGTGTTCTTAATTTGATGATGAATGGAAATAAAACACCGCAAACTAAGCAAGTTGTTGAAAGATCAAGTGTTTCTGATTACTTCTCAGCATGTATACATGGTAATTTGGCAATGCCTGAGCCAGCTAAGGAAACATACACATGTTATTAGGTTGGCTATGAGAACATCATGTGGAGGGGAGTGAGGTGAGACACAACTTCTTCTGACAAAAAGGGAATGCCACATCGTTCCCACATCATCCTTATGTCCCACATGAAAACcgcgttttttattttaatttgaaatgagaCCCTAGATTTCTAAAGAAGATACTAGAAGGAAGGCTTTTAGAAaacaattagaaattaaaacaaaagattAATACTAcactattaaaattttaaaagtttctaTGCATCTATCCAAGTTTTTTATATTCACCAAAAGAAAAATCcatgtttttttataagctaAACAAACCAAGCTATTGAAATAAATATCTAATCTAAAGCGCAATATGCGATAAATGTTAGTGTtggaaataaatatatatagttaagaTTTAATTCatcatgttattaattttaataaagaattgttctttattttattatcatatttattattttattaaatttttaatttgacaagttcttaattaaaattagatatttGTTATCATGATAgaaattatgataatgagaaacaagtcatttacaattttaatctaaattgtttttaatcgtAGAATTATTGTGAATAAAACATCAATAATTTcgatagattaatatatatatatggatgtCATCATTAAActgacttaattaaaaaaatttaatagttaatattatattgatatgTCAATAGtcaagaagaaatataatagCTTCAGTTGACctgaaattacataaaaattaacaaattattttttatattttaatttcagacAGCTAATGTCTTAGAGTACTAGTTGAATGAATATCGAATATGATGATAAATActtgtagaattaatgattaatcaagaaggaatgaagaaaaaagtttcttaagtcatttgTTGATTAAAAGTGTTAGCTTATTGAAGTTTGAcaataatactatattttagAGTTAACCTTGAGGTTTAGTTTATTGGAGTTTGACAATAATACTATACTTTAGAGTTAACCTTGAGTTATAAACGATTGAaggaaatattatattatttttctattggtTCTTGAAGATATTCATGTTATTTGGATGTTGAGAAGTATTGTTACATGCCTACCTTGAttagtaaaataattatgattagtttATTATCGATTTAGTATCAAACCTACATGGTCACACAATGTTTTAATctttgcaaaagaaaataatttatttgataattaaattagagaatttaatttaattaaataaatattttagtgaaatattattatattttttgctagaaccaagaatataattaatataaaaaagggaatattattttataaatgtgaaagtTATTCATAAATTAAGAATAATATTCTATTGCTACATATTAGAATCAGATCATCtgattaattatcataattagtCATATGATTGattgtgaattatttttgttttatattagaaagtttattaaaataaaagatatgggatgatttttattttttttataaaaataaagagatataaaattattttaaaaatctttccttttttctttgaaaaacaaccgaaattcatatttataaatagaaacatccatTTGAGACATAAGAcacaaactaaaaaatttaaactaattttagacTGAAAAAGAAGACTTAAGATTTTCTCTTTagaatttcattcatcaaagagTTGATGGTAgagattgattttgatatgacactattaaaaaaaaactttgttacTCTAAGAACGCCAATCCGAATATACAAACATGTTTTTCtgtatttattattgttatatattttttaaatataaaatagattaaaattttTCGCTATAAATGTTAAAAACACTTTTATATAACTATAGAGATACATAAACATATCCACAAGAAAATGCAAGTCACATACAATATCATGAAGAAATTAAAGCACCCTAATATAAAGGATAATATCTCCTTCAATAATTTTCATAAGGCCTAATAGTGAAATTAGTGTACGATGAAAAGTGTATATAACAGTACCAAGTTAGTCCCAGAAATTAAAAACCTTAAAAATATCTTCTGTCATTCATGTTCGTCCCTCAATAGATAACAATTAAGGTTAAAGGTAGTTGATGATGtgtcatatttataattaacgaCAAATCCTCACCCGGCCATTTGTTTGCCAACATACATGCATGCCAACTAATAACTTTTAGATTATTTAAAGCAACAATAAcattaatagttaatattattttaaaattcgttATTATCAATAAcatgaataattaataaatcatacaaaattatttaaaagtcaTTATCTCATATTTTTGGTCTTCTAGCTCAACTTCATTCTTCCTTCCTTAAAAAACAGCTCAACTTCATTCTTTGGAttctcttatatatttttacatcaatttcTGTCTATTTTCCTCCTTCCATTCCATTCCACTATATGGTATGGCAGTACTCAGTATATATGTATTCTATCTTCTACAGCATTAAGCCTCTAATATGAAGCTTAGTTCCTCCTCTACTGCAATATATGCCAATGCAGCTAGGTCAACTCTCATATCTTAATGAGGTGTGTAGATTAAATGAAGTTACGCTTTGAAGCCTTAGGTACAATGGGTGGCTTTAGGCTTTAGCTGTTCATCTAAGCTTGAGAAATTGCCAGCTCAAGATAATTGAAAGTTTTCTGATATTTTAAGAATCCCATAAACCAAAactcaaaattgtcttctgtgACTATCTCTATATACTTCTGTGTTGGCTTCTCAACATTTCTACTTTGGTTCACGTACTTAATCCTCTTCAGGGGAATTGAAACCTGTGACAAGACAGAATAATTTTCGGATGTAAATCATAATGTGAAAACTATTttggactaattaaggaaactaAAGTCagggataatttatttatttttatcacttCATCAATTATTAATTACCTTATAACGGATTCTGCACATTTCGCCTTTACTAGAGAAGACTTTCATTGATCTCTCACTGCAAAAGGTAACCTTGTCTGTGGAAATGAAGAGGAGCCCTGCTAAAGGGCCTGATGTGGTTGATAGATAGCACTGTGAAGATTTCAACAGTTTCTCCCCTTTTCTCACTGTGAAGAATTGGTTGAAGACTCTCTTAACACCACCAACTTGAAGAATTCTAGCCCCTAGTCTCAACTTCCCCATAACTGTCTCAGTTATCGTTGGCCCCAGTCTCACTGAAATTTcgtcaaatttataaatattgaatcAATATAGGATTGTATATGGAGGTTAAATTGATTTGGAGAAAATTAAGTCAAATTGCATGGTTGAATTCTTTGGGTATgatgacaaaataaaatttaaacctaAGTACTTGCGTAAATAGAAATTATAAGATTGAGtagtaaaaaaatgagaaaaagattatggattgtaattttttcactaacaaaaatctaataattaaaaagtaacatatgcggttaaaaaaaaagagtccaTGTTATTAGAAAAATTTCCACCAAAAGGTCAATTCTAGTAACTTAGTTGAATTGTACGTCTAGTTGAATTTTTAGGTGACCTTGTTATGCAAAAATTTATGTCAGTTGATCTCTATTTAAGATAACAATAAATAGGTAGGAACATACATATATTGTTCGGCATAtttatgaaagaaagaaaaattatacaaaGAAGTTTTACATTGAACTAGCACCTCGTAGTGCATGCATTATCACTTGGAATGTGGGAACCTATATGGCTATATCAAGTTTACATGAATACTCACCATGTTCTCGTACTTCTTGCGAAAAGTTATCAGCCTTCCTTCCAAGCTTGTTTATAATCGAATATATTCTACCTGAAATATTGAAGCTCTAAATTAAGCCATtacttgatatatatatatatatatatatatatatatatatatatatatatatatatatatatatatatatatatatatatatatatatatatatatatatatatatatatataatttaatgtttgTAGGTAAAGAAAAGAAGGTTTTACTTTGCTTTGACGTTGTTGTTGACAATTGGCGTTCATTGGCAGGATCAGGTAAGAATTTGTTGAGTATTGACTTATGCAGTTGATTATAGGTAGCTATGCTGAGTGAACGAAGTAATGTGGTGTTCATGGCTGAATTCTGATGCTTCAAAGGACTTGAGTTTTATTGAAGGTGTAAGAAATTTATGCTTGTAATGGATTTGGTAAGTCCCTTGATTCTATTCCAAAGAGCTATTTAAAGAGAAGTTAAGCTAGGATGTGCATGAATAttcgcttttttttttctttttctttttggtgacTCATATTCTTAGATCATCAACTATGATCATATATACGGACACAACTTGCATGGCATCTTCAAGATAGTATAAAAGCCACATGGACTGTTTTGGTTGcttttagagaaaaataatgGTACAGAAAGATCCATGTCATCTTTTTAAcacttaaaaatgtttttaaaggaAGTTGCTTTTAAAGTTTAGAGAGAGGTTATGTACCTTAATGAGCAAGGCTCCATTGTGGTTGATCAATGATCGGTATATATTTAAGCAATAAATGACCTTTTTTAATCAATTCTTAAATTATTGCTGTGCCTGTGTGTTTTccatgattttaattaaatccTTATGGAAGCGCGAAAGTTTTGAGCTCGATATATGTTTTTACTtagttactttttattttatttgttagtgaaGGATTAGTTACATGCTATTAGTTTATGCTCGGGCATTTACTTTAAGGTAGAATATGTgtagctttaatttttttttaaatatggcttattttagttttagtcttctactctctttttttctctctcctaattttgctaaatttttaaaatagaatctAGCTATCATCACTTACTGATGACATGATAGACATCTAGTAGACATTTTGGTATGTTGTATGTTACTTTAAGACAGTCATTGACATAGCTTAACTAGATGTATATACGTGATgaggataatttaaaaaaaaaattagaagaattaAAGTCgagaaaaattgaagataaaataaattagtcaaatttataagaataaaatgcaTATTTACACCTATAATGTCAGTTTCAAAACTCGTGTGAGTTGACAACATGAGTCTATTAATTAAGAGTCCATAACTTTACCTATATTATCAATTGAATTTTTCCTCagagtgttaatttttttttttttgcttataaaaaaattctaaaacattttaatttgactactttgatttctttttctagGAAAATCCATAGGTCAGTAGGTGAAGAATGTAGTCTTTTGCAAAGCGGAAAGTAACTTATAAactaatgaaaagaaaaagtaaacatATTATTTGGTACACTTTTTAATTGCACTTGCTTAATAGGGTTGTTTATTGCAACTGCTTATAAATGTGAATGCATCATCCAAGCTTTTTCCAGCTGGCATTTTAACTTGTTAATGCTATACCGTTCTTTGCATTCTCTTAGGATAGGATAAGAAAAAAGTAATGATAAAATGCTGAAGTATATTCCATGTCATGTTACTCTTTACTAGAGTGCTCAACTTAAAAGATCATCAATTCTGCCGTTCTTTATCATGACCAATTGGTGAATGAAAGATATTCACTGCATGATAATTAGGTGATGAAACCTAATTCCGAAtaggattatatatatatatatatacacatcaaAAAGAATTCCGAATAGGATTTGATCACCTATAATAAAATTGGCAgctacataatttttaaaattaagaagacAGTTATTACAACATGCCACGGAAGTCAATTCCAAAAGAGAATGAAGAAGT comes from Glycine soja cultivar W05 chromosome 20, ASM419377v2, whole genome shotgun sequence and encodes:
- the LOC114401391 gene encoding GEM-like protein 4; protein product: MMASFLQELLIGFPFTSAAYLGEKSSKRYLPDPATQYITSTTSSKQGRVNSVLTRMNKLGRKTNIFATGLKEHVKLGQKITDTVKGKLSLGARILQVGGVEKVFMQLFSVKDGEKLLKASQCYLSTTSGPLAGLLFISTDKVAFCSERSIKAYSSKGHLIRIHYKVVIPLEKIRSINQSQRVKKPSQKYIEIVTVDDFDFWFMGFLNYQKALKYLKQVISQA
- the LOC114401296 gene encoding GEM-like protein 4 produces the protein MNTTLLRSLSIATYNQLHKSILNKFLPDPANERQLSTTTSKQSRIYSIINKLGRKADNFSQEVREHVRLGPTITETVMGKLRLGARILQVGGVKRVFNQFFTVRKGEKLLKSSQCYLSTTSGPLAGLLFISTDKVTFCSERSMKVFSSKGEMCRIRYKVSIPLKRIKYVNQSRNVEKPTQKYIEIVTEDNFEFWFMGFLKYQKTFNYLELAISQA